A single genomic interval of Raphanus sativus cultivar WK10039 unplaced genomic scaffold, ASM80110v3 Scaffold1749, whole genome shotgun sequence harbors:
- the LOC130504709 gene encoding RING-H2 finger protein ATL77-like, producing the protein QEHSINSLLSRKLLQQLPFHHNIQQQQAQVPDKNNLSGNILLLLSILVCGIICSLGLHYIIRCAFRRSSSFMISDPIPIPSTPRGSAANKGIKKKVLKMFPVVTYSPEMNLSGVGEECVICLSDFVAGEQIRLLPKCNHGFHVRCIDKWLTQHMTCPKCRHCLVETCQKILGDCDEADEVEATPRESIEVRIDPVEPEARVSTFRESS; encoded by the coding sequence TACTCTCAAGAAAATTGCTTCAGCAGCTTCCTTTTCATCACAACATACAACAGCAACAAGCTCAAGTACCTGACAAGAACAACTTGAGCGGCAACATTCTCCTGCTTCTCTCTATCCTTGTCTGCGGTATCATCTGCTCACTAGGGTTGCATTACATAATCCGTTGCGCATTTAGACGTTCCTCGAGTTTCATGATCTCTGATCCCATCCCAATCCCGTCCACACCACGAGGCTCAGCAGCAAACAAAGGCATCAAGAAGAAAGTTCTCAAGATGTTCCCGGTAGTGACTTACTCACCTGAGATGAACTTGTCAGGGGTTGGCGAAGAGTGTGTCATTTGCTTGTCTGATTTCGTAGCTGGAGAACAGATACGGCTGCTTCCAAAGTGTAACCATGGGTTCCACGTTCGTTGTATCGACAAGTGGCTTACACAACATATGACTTGTCCTAAATGTAGACACTGTCTGGTTGAGACATGTCAAAAGATATTAGGAGATTGCGATGAAGCTGATGAGGTTGAAGCAACACCAAGGGAGAGCATAGAGGTGAGAATTGATCCTGTAGAACCTGAAGCAAGAGTCAGCACTTTTAGAGAAAGCAGCTAG